The following are encoded together in the Campylobacteraceae bacterium genome:
- a CDS encoding carbohydrate ABC transporter substrate-binding protein, giving the protein MKIRNGMTTSILLTALVSSTAAFGAADMSKWLKEFQPSVLSVSEQKKELSWFENAAQPYKGMTIKVVSEGIGTHVYESKTLTKAFFDLTGIKVIHDIIGEGDVVEKLQTQMQTGQNIYDAYINDSDLIGTHWRYQQARDLTSWMKNEGKDVTNPGLDLNDFIGLDFTTGPDGKLYQLPDQQFANLYWFRADWFADKKNMADFKTRYGYDLGVPVNWSAYEDIAEFFTGRVIDGKKVYGHMDYGKKDPSLGWRFTDAWMSMAGMGDIGEPNGLPVDEWGIRVNDKSQPVGSCVARGGATNSPAAVYAIEKYSEWLKKYAPPSAAGMVFSEAGPVPAQGEIAQQMFWYTAFTADMVKEKIAVVNADGTPKWRMAPSPHGAYWKEGMKIGYQDAGSWTLMKSTPVKRAKAAWLYAQFVTSKTVDLKKSHVGLTFIRESSINHESFTKRAPMLGGLIEFYRSPARVQWSPTGTNVPDYPKLAQLWWQNIGDASSGQKTAQEALNSLCKAQEKVLKRIERAGVQGDIGPKLNDKKAESYWLAQPGSPKPKLANEKPQAITVSYDELIKSWSK; this is encoded by the coding sequence ATGAAAATTAGAAATGGAATGACGACTTCAATTCTATTAACTGCCTTAGTTTCTAGTACTGCTGCATTTGGCGCAGCAGATATGAGTAAATGGTTGAAAGAATTTCAACCATCAGTTTTAAGTGTTTCTGAACAAAAGAAAGAATTATCTTGGTTTGAGAATGCAGCACAACCTTATAAAGGAATGACTATTAAAGTTGTTTCTGAAGGTATTGGTACTCACGTTTATGAGAGTAAAACATTAACAAAAGCATTTTTTGATTTAACTGGTATTAAAGTTATTCACGACATTATTGGAGAAGGTGATGTTGTTGAAAAACTTCAAACACAAATGCAAACAGGTCAAAATATATATGATGCATATATTAATGATTCAGATTTAATTGGAACGCATTGGAGATATCAACAAGCTAGAGATTTAACTTCGTGGATGAAAAACGAAGGTAAAGATGTAACTAACCCAGGTTTAGATTTAAATGATTTTATTGGTTTAGATTTTACAACTGGTCCTGATGGAAAATTATATCAATTACCAGATCAACAATTTGCTAACCTTTATTGGTTTAGAGCGGATTGGTTTGCAGACAAAAAAAACATGGCTGATTTTAAAACAAGATATGGTTATGACTTAGGTGTTCCAGTTAACTGGTCTGCTTATGAAGATATTGCAGAATTTTTTACAGGTCGAGTTATTGATGGTAAAAAAGTATATGGACACATGGATTATGGTAAAAAAGATCCTTCTTTAGGTTGGAGATTTACTGATGCTTGGATGTCTATGGCTGGTATGGGCGATATTGGTGAGCCAAATGGATTACCTGTTGATGAATGGGGAATTAGAGTAAATGATAAATCTCAGCCTGTTGGTTCTTGTGTAGCAAGAGGTGGAGCTACAAATTCACCAGCTGCTGTTTATGCAATTGAAAAATACTCTGAATGGTTGAAAAAATATGCACCACCAAGTGCTGCTGGAATGGTATTCTCTGAAGCTGGTCCAGTACCTGCACAAGGTGAAATTGCACAACAAATGTTCTGGTACACAGCTTTTACAGCTGATATGGTTAAAGAAAAAATTGCTGTTGTAAATGCAGATGGAACTCCTAAATGGAGAATGGCTCCATCACCACATGGTGCATATTGGAAAGAAGGAATGAAAATTGGTTATCAAGATGCTGGTTCTTGGACTTTAATGAAATCTACTCCTGTTAAAAGAGCAAAAGCTGCATGGTTATATGCACAATTTGTTACATCTAAAACTGTGGATTTAAAGAAATCTCATGTAGGATTAACTTTTATTAGAGAGTCTTCTATTAATCATGAATCGTTTACGAAAAGAGCTCCTATGCTTGGTGGATTAATTGAATTCTATAGATCTCCTGCAAGAGTTCAATGGTCTCCAACTGGTACTAATGTTCCTGATTATCCAAAATTAGCACAATTATGGTGGCAAAATATTGGTGATGCATCATCTGGGCAAAAAACTGCACAAGAAGCTTTAAATTCTTTATGTAAAGCTCAAGAAAAAGTTCTTAAAAGAATCGAAAGAGCTGGTGTTCAAGGTGATATTGGTCCTAAATTAAATGACAAAAAAGCTGAGTCATATTGGTTAGCACAACCAGGTTCTCCAAAACCTAAATTAGCAAATGAGAAACCTCAAGCAATTACAGTTTCTTATGATGAATTAATTAAATCTTGGTCTAAATAA
- a CDS encoding DUF2160 domain-containing protein, with amino-acid sequence MNLSWMAWTTPTAIFFICIFMALFVMTIWAIKAPQAPRLGILRIETTPGDRLFLSLLGSAFISLAYLAAFGAPIFGALIVCFFYSLCVFRWV; translated from the coding sequence ATGAATTTATCTTGGATGGCATGGACAACACCAACAGCTATATTTTTTATCTGTATTTTTATGGCTTTGTTCGTGATGACAATTTGGGCTATTAAAGCACCACAAGCACCACGTCTTGGAATTTTACGTATAGAAACAACACCAGGGGATAGACTTTTTTTAAGTCTACTTGGATCAGCTTTTATTTCTTTAGCGTATTTGGCAGCTTTTGGAGCACCCATTTTTGGAGCTTTAATCGTTTGTTTTTTTTATAGCCTTTGCGTTTTTCGTTGGGTATAA
- a CDS encoding thymidylate synthase: MKQYLDLMQHVLANGVKKEDRTGTGTTSVFGYQMRFDLNEGFPLVTTKKCHLKAIVSELLWFIEGSTDERRLAEIHYADEAKNLIGKKTVWTANADQQGKDLGYTNSDTIKELGPVYGSQWRSWKKNNGESLDQLSELIHQIKTNPDSRRLILSAWNAGEIDKMALPPCHTFFQFYVAKGKLSCQLYQRSADIFLGVPFNIASYALLTMMIAQVCDLELGDFVHTFGDAHLYSNHIEQSTLQLSRTPFAKPRMKINKDIKSIFDFKMEDFVLEDYKCHDSIKAKMAV; encoded by the coding sequence ATGAAACAATATTTAGATTTAATGCAACACGTCTTAGCTAATGGCGTAAAAAAAGAAGACAGAACGGGTACGGGAACTACCTCTGTATTTGGTTACCAAATGCGTTTTGATTTAAATGAAGGTTTCCCTTTAGTTACTACAAAAAAATGTCATCTAAAAGCAATTGTTTCTGAATTATTATGGTTTATAGAAGGTTCTACTGATGAAAGACGTTTGGCTGAAATTCATTATGCAGATGAAGCTAAAAATTTAATTGGTAAAAAAACAGTATGGACTGCAAATGCAGATCAACAAGGAAAAGACTTAGGTTATACGAACAGTGATACTATTAAAGAATTAGGACCTGTTTATGGATCACAGTGGCGTTCATGGAAGAAAAACAATGGAGAGTCACTTGATCAATTAAGTGAGCTTATTCATCAAATAAAAACCAATCCCGATTCAAGACGTTTAATCTTATCCGCATGGAATGCAGGTGAGATTGATAAAATGGCCTTGCCTCCTTGTCATACCTTTTTCCAATTTTATGTTGCTAAGGGGAAACTGTCTTGCCAATTGTATCAACGAAGTGCGGATATCTTTTTAGGCGTGCCTTTTAATATCGCTTCTTATGCTCTTTTAACTATGATGATTGCACAAGTATGTGATTTAGAGTTAGGAGACTTTGTACATACCTTTGGGGATGCGCATTTGTACTCTAATCATATTGAACAAAGTACTTTACAATTAAGCAGAACACCCTTTGCAAAACCAAGAATGAAAATTAATAAAGATATTAAATCTATTTTTGATTTTAAGATGGAAGATTTTGTTTTAGAAGATTATAAATGTCATGATTCTATTAAAGCAAAGATGGCAGTATAA
- a CDS encoding DUF2333 family protein, with protein MFVALISIILWFFPLSLVVAPFYSITTDDVKSIKQYNNLLGKTTVYSVRNGINDLLDEGLVTNFTGVNLYIDNKYYEQVGQIEMYRIAVNTLENNLARNRGTGGANKYLVKARSNIYADYTLPIFTSYTTRLKQTVSNIDSYVVQLQKDKNVGMNKKEAVFIINSDNLAEVLDKLKQQLQTNTMVKSSFFTDDDKFYQLKGNLIAISKFLQGIDYDFKDKMKDKSSYVENFVPLLELVNEAISQNHIVILEALGHVSKLEKQANIIAQKLGELRDKLRNG; from the coding sequence GTGTTTGTAGCTCTTATCTCAATTATATTGTGGTTCTTTCCTTTAAGTCTTGTAGTAGCTCCCTTTTACAGCATTACGACTGATGACGTTAAAAGTATTAAACAATACAACAACCTATTAGGAAAAACAACAGTATACTCAGTACGCAATGGAATTAATGATCTTTTAGATGAGGGTTTAGTTACTAATTTTACAGGGGTTAATTTATACATTGATAATAAATATTATGAGCAAGTAGGTCAAATTGAAATGTACCGTATTGCTGTTAATACCTTAGAAAATAATCTTGCAAGAAATAGGGGTACGGGTGGGGCTAATAAATATTTAGTAAAAGCGCGATCAAATATTTATGCCGATTATACCTTGCCTATTTTTACTTCTTATACTACAAGATTAAAACAAACAGTATCTAATATTGATTCTTATGTCGTACAATTGCAAAAAGATAAAAATGTAGGCATGAATAAAAAAGAAGCTGTATTTATTATAAATTCTGATAATTTAGCAGAAGTTCTTGATAAATTAAAACAACAATTACAAACCAATACTATGGTGAAATCAAGTTTTTTTACTGATGATGATAAATTTTATCAGTTAAAAGGAAATTTAATCGCAATATCTAAATTTTTGCAAGGTATTGATTATGATTTTAAAGACAAAATGAAAGATAAATCTTCTTATGTTGAAAACTTTGTTCCCTTATTAGAGTTAGTAAATGAAGCTATTTCACAAAACCATATTGTTATATTAGAAGCTTTAGGACATGTTTCCAAACTAGAAAAACAAGCCAATATTATTGCTCAAAAACTGGGTGAATTAAGAGACAAACTAAGAAACGGCTAA
- a CDS encoding carbohydrate ABC transporter permease, translated as MNNAPVKKGFFSSKSPAIMLLYIIFLMLPIYWLLNMSLKTNQEILGTFSMFPNDITFDNYIVIFTDPDWYWGYINSMTYVVMNTLISLGVALPAAYAFSRYRFLGDKHLFFWLLTNRMAPPAVFALPFFQLYSSVGLFDTHIAVALAHTLFNVPLTVWILEGFMKGVPKEIDETAYVDGFSFFGFFTKIFTPMIASGIGVAAFFCFMFSWVELLLSRTLTAVDAKSIAATMTKTVSASGVDWGVLSAAGILTILPGAIVIYFVRHHIAKGLSLGRV; from the coding sequence ATGAATAACGCTCCTGTAAAAAAAGGTTTTTTCTCTAGTAAATCACCTGCAATTATGCTTTTATATATAATATTTTTAATGTTGCCAATTTATTGGTTATTGAATATGAGTTTAAAAACCAATCAAGAAATACTGGGAACCTTTTCTATGTTTCCAAATGATATAACTTTTGATAATTATATAGTTATCTTTACTGACCCTGATTGGTACTGGGGTTATATCAACTCAATGACATATGTTGTTATGAATACGCTTATTTCATTAGGGGTAGCTTTACCTGCTGCTTATGCATTTTCTCGTTATCGTTTTTTAGGAGATAAACACCTATTCTTTTGGTTATTAACCAATAGAATGGCACCTCCTGCTGTATTTGCTTTGCCATTTTTTCAACTGTATTCAAGTGTAGGTTTATTTGATACACATATAGCAGTTGCACTTGCACATACACTTTTTAATGTTCCTTTAACCGTATGGATTTTAGAAGGATTTATGAAAGGTGTGCCAAAAGAAATAGATGAAACTGCTTATGTAGATGGGTTTTCATTCTTTGGTTTCTTTACAAAAATTTTTACGCCAATGATTGCTTCAGGTATAGGTGTAGCAGCGTTCTTTTGTTTTATGTTTTCATGGGTTGAGCTTCTATTAAGTAGAACCTTAACAGCAGTTGATGCTAAATCTATTGCAGCAACAATGACTAAAACAGTTTCTGCTTCAGGCGTTGACTGGGGTGTATTATCAGCAGCAGGAATATTAACTATTTTACCTGGGGCTATTGTTATTTATTTTGTGAGACATCACATTGCTAAGGGTTTATCTCTTGGAAGAGTATAA
- a CDS encoding sugar ABC transporter permease, whose translation MKKTVNQKAWFLVLPVLLLVGFSAVIPLMTVVNYSIQDTFGNNQFFPVGLEWFEEILHSERIHDALGRQVLFTSIIMAIEIPLGIYIALQMPKSGIWASVCLVLISLPLLIPWNVVGTIWQIFARTDIGLLGHTVAAMGIDYNYSQDILSAWITIIVMDVWHWTSLVVLLCYAGLQSIPSAYYQAAKIDQASRWNVFRYIELPKMMGVLLIAALLRFMDSFMIYTEPMVLTGGGPGNATTFLSIDLVKMAIGQFDLGPAAAFSLMYFLVILLVSWVFFTVMSNIDKEEG comes from the coding sequence ATGAAAAAAACAGTCAATCAAAAAGCATGGTTTTTAGTTTTACCAGTGCTTCTTCTTGTTGGGTTTTCAGCCGTTATTCCTTTAATGACTGTTGTGAATTATTCGATTCAAGATACTTTTGGAAACAATCAGTTTTTTCCAGTAGGTCTTGAGTGGTTTGAAGAAATTCTGCATTCAGAACGTATTCATGATGCACTTGGACGACAAGTTTTATTTACAAGTATTATTATGGCCATTGAAATTCCTTTAGGAATTTATATTGCTTTACAAATGCCTAAAAGTGGAATTTGGGCTTCTGTATGTTTGGTACTAATTTCACTTCCTTTATTAATACCTTGGAATGTTGTAGGTACTATTTGGCAAATATTTGCAAGAACAGATATTGGTCTTTTAGGGCATACCGTTGCTGCTATGGGTATTGATTATAATTATTCCCAAGATATATTATCCGCTTGGATTACTATTATTGTTATGGATGTATGGCATTGGACTTCATTAGTTGTTTTACTTTGTTATGCAGGATTACAATCAATTCCAAGTGCTTATTATCAAGCGGCAAAAATTGATCAGGCTTCAAGATGGAATGTTTTTAGATATATAGAATTACCTAAAATGATGGGTGTTTTATTAATTGCAGCTCTTTTACGTTTTATGGACAGTTTTATGATTTATACAGAACCTATGGTTTTAACAGGTGGAGGACCAGGAAATGCAACAACGTTCCTTTCTATTGATTTAGTAAAAATGGCTATTGGACAGTTTGACTTAGGACCTGCGGCTGCATTTTCATTAATGTATTTTTTAGTAATTTTATTAGTATCTTGGGTGTTCTTTACTGTTATGTCCAATATTGACAAAGAAGAAGGTTAG
- a CDS encoding dihydrofolate reductase, with translation MIVSLIVAYGKDYQIGLNNQMLWHISQDFKNFKKITSGHHILMGRKTFESIGKPLPNRTSLVLSQSTFEYVGVNVYTDLKKAINYAKEKGEKELFIIGGALIYDLAFDLVDRMYVSEVNYEGEADAYFRTYDQGLWNIKEEKFYEEIKEDEEIISPSWVFKVLEKKS, from the coding sequence ATGATAGTTTCACTTATCGTTGCTTATGGAAAAGATTATCAAATTGGTTTAAACAATCAAATGCTTTGGCATATTTCGCAAGATTTTAAGAACTTCAAAAAAATAACATCAGGTCATCATATTTTAATGGGAAGAAAAACGTTTGAGTCTATTGGAAAACCTTTACCCAATAGAACCTCTCTTGTTTTATCACAAAGTACTTTTGAATATGTGGGTGTGAATGTTTATACTGATTTAAAAAAAGCCATCAACTATGCTAAAGAAAAGGGTGAAAAAGAATTGTTTATTATAGGTGGGGCATTAATTTATGATTTGGCATTTGATCTAGTAGATAGAATGTATGTGTCCGAAGTAAATTATGAGGGTGAAGCCGATGCTTATTTTAGAACATATGATCAAGGTTTATGGAATATAAAAGAAGAAAAGTTTTATGAAGAAATCAAGGAAGATGAAGAAATTATATCTCCATCTTGGGTTTTTAAGGTTTTAGAAAAAAAGTCTTAA
- the glpK gene encoding glycerol kinase GlpK, which translates to MKYILAIDQGTTSSRAILFNKEMKIEAISQEEFPQHFPNSGWVEHDCKDIYATVLSTCKDVLKKANASSSDIVSIGITNQRETTVVWNKHTGEEIYNAIVWQDRRTAALCDSLKEQGHENALREKTGLLFDPYFSGTKLKWILDNVEGARKEASIGNLLFGTIDSYLIWKFTRGKNHVTDATNAARTMLYNIKEGKWDKDICELLDIPMSMLPKVQDCASDFGSMDASILGTSIAINGVAGDQQAATIGQACFEPGMLKSTYGTGCFALLNTGNEMVLSKNRLLSTIAYQLDGKTTYALEGSIFVAGAVVQWLRDGLKIIKDAKETQDMAINADPSQQLYIVPAFTGLGAPYWDANCRGAIYGLTRNSGPNEFAKAALQSVAYQTRDLLEAMYNDWNVSDDAIKSNATLRVDGGMSASSWTIQFLSDILGKSVDRPEILETTALGVAWLAGMQAGFYPKKEEFAKTWKLEKRFTSSMKKEESEALYMGWKDAVKRTLST; encoded by the coding sequence ATGAAATATATTTTAGCCATTGATCAAGGAACTACATCAAGTAGAGCTATTTTGTTCAATAAAGAAATGAAAATTGAAGCCATTTCCCAAGAAGAGTTTCCACAACACTTTCCAAATTCTGGGTGGGTTGAACATGATTGTAAAGATATATATGCAACGGTGCTCTCAACTTGTAAAGATGTACTAAAAAAAGCCAATGCAAGTTCTTCTGATATAGTATCAATTGGAATTACCAATCAAAGAGAAACAACAGTCGTTTGGAATAAACATACAGGTGAAGAAATTTATAATGCAATAGTTTGGCAAGACAGAAGAACAGCTGCTTTATGTGATAGTTTAAAAGAACAAGGTCATGAAAACGCATTAAGAGAAAAAACGGGCTTATTATTTGACCCCTATTTCTCAGGTACAAAATTAAAATGGATTTTGGATAATGTAGAAGGTGCAAGAAAAGAAGCAAGTATTGGCAATCTTCTTTTTGGAACCATTGACTCTTATTTAATATGGAAGTTTACAAGAGGTAAAAACCATGTGACAGATGCTACAAATGCTGCAAGAACAATGTTATACAATATAAAAGAAGGCAAGTGGGATAAAGACATTTGTGAACTTTTAGATATTCCAATGTCTATGTTACCCAAGGTTCAAGATTGCGCAAGCGATTTTGGAAGTATGGACGCTTCAATATTAGGAACAAGTATAGCTATTAATGGAGTTGCAGGGGATCAACAAGCTGCAACTATAGGGCAAGCGTGTTTTGAGCCGGGAATGCTAAAATCTACTTATGGAACAGGATGTTTTGCACTTTTAAATACAGGCAATGAAATGGTTTTATCTAAAAACAGACTTTTAAGTACTATTGCTTATCAACTGGATGGAAAAACAACCTATGCACTAGAAGGTTCAATTTTTGTAGCAGGTGCTGTAGTTCAGTGGTTAAGAGATGGTTTAAAAATCATCAAAGATGCTAAAGAAACGCAAGACATGGCTATAAATGCAGACCCTTCTCAACAATTATATATAGTTCCTGCTTTTACTGGTTTAGGGGCTCCTTATTGGGATGCAAACTGTAGAGGTGCTATTTATGGACTAACAAGAAATTCTGGACCTAATGAATTTGCAAAAGCTGCACTGCAAAGTGTTGCTTACCAAACGCGTGATTTACTTGAAGCCATGTATAACGATTGGAATGTAAGTGATGATGCAATAAAATCCAATGCAACACTGAGAGTTGATGGAGGAATGTCAGCTTCTTCATGGACAATACAATTTTTATCAGATATTCTAGGAAAAAGTGTAGATAGACCTGAAATACTTGAAACTACTGCTTTAGGTGTAGCTTGGTTAGCAGGAATGCAAGCAGGTTTTTATCCTAAAAAAGAAGAATTTGCAAAAACATGGAAACTTGAAAAACGCTTTACTTCAAGTATGAAAAAAGAAGAAAGTGAAGCTTTATACATGGGATGGAAAGATGCTGTGAAACGTACACTGTCCACATAA
- a CDS encoding aldehyde dehydrogenase family protein, which translates to MKNLLHNDILKATFMKSLKTKTMKNLICGEWVDSEETAQNVNPSDPSDIVSTFYKASLNQVFDGINFAHEAQKEWAKSSMKLREEVLNDIANKLMHNKEYYGEVIAREAGKPIKEATDEVVKSAEFFSYFAAEASRNKGAYMDSPRENVDIEIINEPIGVVGVITPWNYPLAIPAWKIAPALAYGNSVILKPSSQTPAIAYILAEIIDSSNLPKGVFSYISGAGSVIGNAIADSKKVQAITFTGSVDVGKDLAFRSMRSMTKLQLEMGSKNSLIILDDANLDLAVDAAIKGAYNANGQKCTSCSKLIVTPGIYDEFIAAFTKKMKTLVVGNAMDKDSAIGPCIDKKQLDSNLAYIKLGIEEGATLVCGGEAIKSETGGYFFSPALFVDGKSQMRLNQEEIFGAVACVIRAENYEEAVEILNDTEFGLSGGIITESLSMAMKFKHDAVVGNVMINLATAGMDNHVPFGGRKNSSYGSREKSYAASDFYTTSKTAYIKY; encoded by the coding sequence ATGAAAAACTTATTACATAATGATATATTAAAAGCAACATTTATGAAATCACTTAAAACAAAAACTATGAAAAATTTAATCTGTGGAGAATGGGTAGACAGTGAAGAAACTGCGCAAAATGTTAATCCATCTGACCCCTCAGATATTGTTTCAACATTTTATAAAGCAAGCTTGAACCAAGTTTTTGATGGAATTAACTTTGCACATGAAGCTCAAAAAGAATGGGCAAAATCATCAATGAAACTAAGAGAAGAAGTACTTAACGATATTGCAAATAAGTTAATGCACAATAAAGAATATTACGGAGAAGTAATTGCAAGGGAAGCTGGTAAACCTATTAAAGAAGCTACTGATGAAGTAGTAAAATCAGCTGAATTCTTTTCATACTTTGCAGCAGAAGCAAGTAGAAATAAGGGTGCATACATGGACTCACCAAGAGAAAATGTTGATATTGAAATCATCAACGAACCTATTGGAGTAGTTGGAGTTATTACCCCTTGGAATTATCCTTTAGCAATTCCTGCATGGAAAATTGCACCAGCATTAGCTTATGGGAATTCTGTTATTTTAAAACCATCAAGTCAAACTCCTGCAATTGCTTATATATTAGCTGAGATTATTGATTCAAGTAATTTGCCTAAAGGTGTATTTTCATATATATCAGGTGCAGGTTCTGTAATTGGAAATGCTATTGCTGATTCTAAAAAAGTACAAGCTATTACCTTTACAGGTTCTGTTGATGTTGGAAAAGATTTAGCATTTAGATCTATGAGATCTATGACTAAATTACAGCTTGAAATGGGAAGTAAAAACTCTCTTATCATTTTAGACGATGCCAATTTAGATTTAGCTGTTGATGCTGCTATTAAAGGAGCTTACAATGCGAATGGTCAAAAATGTACTTCGTGTTCAAAACTAATAGTAACACCTGGTATTTATGATGAATTTATAGCTGCTTTTACTAAGAAAATGAAAACACTTGTTGTTGGAAATGCTATGGATAAAGACTCTGCAATTGGACCTTGTATTGATAAAAAACAATTGGATTCAAACTTAGCTTATATTAAATTAGGTATTGAAGAAGGTGCTACTTTAGTTTGTGGCGGAGAAGCAATCAAAAGTGAAACAGGTGGATATTTTTTCAGCCCAGCATTGTTTGTAGATGGAAAATCACAAATGAGACTAAACCAAGAAGAAATATTTGGTGCAGTTGCTTGTGTAATTAGAGCTGAAAATTATGAAGAAGCAGTTGAAATTTTAAATGATACTGAATTTGGATTATCAGGTGGAATTATAACTGAGTCGTTAAGCATGGCTATGAAATTCAAACACGATGCAGTAGTAGGAAATGTAATGATTAACCTAGCAACAGCTGGAATGGATAACCATGTACCCTTTGGTGGAAGAAAAAATTCTTCTTATGGATCACGTGAAAAATCTTATGCTGCTAGTGATTTTTACACAACAAGTAAAACAGCCTATATTAAATACTAG